The following proteins are encoded in a genomic region of Blastocatellia bacterium:
- a CDS encoding site-2 protease family protein yields MFTQSIKLGKLLGIPVGLHYSWFIVFVLVTLSLVTQFAASHPHWSRAEHYAVGLATSVLFFVSVLLHELGHSVVALRKGVPVRAITLFVFGGVAQIEREPSRPTDEFHIAIAGPMVSFLLAGLFYVLSAGTVTMSEAVSTLSQWLGRINFMLAAFNLIPGFPLDGGRVFRALMWKYTDNYEQGTRIASASGQMIAYLFILGGVWIAFTGNFVSGLWLGFIGFFLLNAAQATVAQLDVRRMLAGIRAKDVMTTDCLVMPRGESVAELVEEHLLRTGRRCAVITDENRLVGLVTVHQIKKIPRDEWPMTPLGSIAIPIAELHAVPPDMELADVLRLMDDQGVNQVPVVSDGHVLGLLSREQMMRVIRTRFELGA; encoded by the coding sequence ATGTTTACTCAGTCTATCAAACTTGGCAAACTGCTTGGGATTCCAGTTGGACTACACTATTCCTGGTTTATCGTGTTTGTCTTGGTGACGCTCTCGCTGGTGACACAATTCGCCGCCAGCCATCCGCACTGGAGCCGAGCCGAACACTACGCTGTAGGGCTTGCGACTTCCGTTCTTTTCTTCGTTTCGGTTCTGCTGCACGAGCTAGGTCACAGCGTTGTGGCGCTGCGGAAAGGTGTTCCGGTTCGCGCGATCACGTTGTTTGTTTTTGGCGGCGTGGCTCAAATCGAGCGCGAGCCGAGTCGCCCAACGGATGAGTTTCACATCGCCATTGCCGGGCCGATGGTGAGCTTTCTGCTGGCTGGACTCTTTTATGTGCTGTCAGCCGGCACGGTGACCATGAGCGAGGCCGTCAGCACGCTCAGTCAGTGGCTCGGACGGATTAACTTCATGCTGGCCGCCTTCAATCTGATTCCCGGATTTCCATTGGACGGCGGTCGCGTCTTTCGCGCGCTCATGTGGAAATACACCGACAACTACGAGCAAGGCACGCGCATCGCCTCAGCTAGCGGCCAGATGATCGCTTATTTGTTCATCCTTGGCGGCGTCTGGATCGCCTTCACCGGCAACTTTGTCAGCGGGCTTTGGCTTGGGTTCATTGGCTTTTTCCTGCTTAATGCGGCGCAAGCGACGGTCGCTCAATTGGACGTGCGGCGAATGCTGGCGGGGATTCGCGCCAAGGATGTCATGACGACTGATTGCCTGGTGATGCCTCGCGGGGAAAGCGTTGCCGAGCTGGTTGAGGAACATCTGCTGCGAACAGGCCGACGCTGTGCCGTGATTACTGACGAGAATCGGCTTGTTGGGTTGGTTACGGTTCATCAGATCAAAAAAATCCCACGCGATGAGTGGCCGATGACACCGCTTGGCTCCATCGCGATACCGATAGCGGAGCTTCACGCCGTGCCGCCCGACATGGAGCTGGCGGATGTGCTGAGGCTGATGGATGATCAGGGCGTCAATCAGGTTCCTGTTGTCAGTGATGGACACGTGCTCGGCTTGCTCAGCCGCGAGCAGATGATGCGCGTCATTCGAACGCGATTTGAGCTTGGCGCTTAA
- a CDS encoding thiolase family protein, with the protein MSQHKREVVIIGAARTPVGSFLGSLSALPAPKLGAAAIQEALKRAGVAPADVDEVIMGNVLQGGVGQAPARQAAIFAGLPTKVECMTINKVCGSGLKSVMLAAQAIALGDADVVVAGGMESMSNAPYLLERARQGYRLGHGEVVDSMIKDGLWDVYNNFHMGHAGELCARNLNISRQEQDAFAAESYRRALRAQEQGWLAEEIVAVEVPQAKGTALVSEDEEPKRVNFDKMLTLKPAFQEGGTITPANASKINDGAAAVVVMARERAERLGLQPMARIVGAVAAARAPEEFTVAPVDAIKKVLSKTELTLGAIDLFEINEAFAVVALAAIKQLELDPQKVNVNGGAVAFGHPIGASGARLLTTLLYEMKRRQAQRGLVTLCIGGGEAVAMVVERAS; encoded by the coding sequence ATGAGTCAGCATAAGCGTGAAGTTGTCATCATCGGTGCTGCCCGCACGCCGGTGGGTTCGTTTCTGGGTTCGCTCAGTGCGCTGCCGGCTCCCAAGCTCGGCGCAGCGGCGATTCAGGAGGCACTTAAGCGAGCCGGTGTGGCCCCGGCAGATGTAGATGAAGTGATCATGGGCAATGTGCTGCAAGGCGGCGTAGGACAAGCTCCGGCGCGGCAGGCGGCCATCTTTGCCGGCCTGCCCACAAAGGTCGAATGTATGACCATCAATAAAGTCTGTGGCTCCGGGCTTAAGTCGGTCATGTTGGCAGCGCAGGCCATCGCGCTCGGTGACGCTGATGTGGTTGTGGCCGGCGGCATGGAGAGCATGAGCAACGCGCCGTACCTGCTGGAGCGAGCGCGGCAAGGTTACCGGCTTGGTCATGGCGAAGTTGTTGACAGCATGATCAAAGATGGGCTGTGGGATGTCTATAACAATTTTCACATGGGCCATGCCGGTGAGTTGTGCGCTCGAAATCTCAATATCTCGCGTCAGGAGCAAGATGCCTTCGCTGCTGAGAGTTATCGGCGGGCGCTGCGAGCGCAAGAGCAAGGCTGGCTGGCCGAAGAGATCGTCGCGGTGGAAGTGCCTCAGGCCAAGGGCACTGCGCTGGTCAGCGAAGACGAAGAACCCAAGCGCGTCAATTTCGACAAGATGTTGACGCTGAAGCCGGCGTTTCAGGAAGGCGGTACGATCACACCCGCCAATGCTTCCAAGATCAATGACGGCGCCGCGGCCGTGGTCGTCATGGCCAGAGAACGGGCCGAGCGGCTAGGGTTACAACCGATGGCTCGGATTGTCGGCGCAGTGGCAGCCGCGCGCGCCCCTGAAGAGTTCACGGTCGCGCCGGTTGACGCGATCAAGAAAGTGCTCAGCAAAACTGAACTGACGCTCGGCGCCATTGATCTGTTTGAAATCAACGAAGCGTTTGCAGTAGTAGCATTGGCTGCGATCAAACAGCTCGAACTCGATCCGCAGAAGGTCAACGTCAACGGCGGCGCGGTTGCGTTTGGTCATCCGATTGGAGCCAGCGGCGCTCGATTGCTGACGACGCTGCTATACGAGATGAAACGGCGGCAGGCGCAGCGCGGATTGGTGACGCTCTGCATTGGCGGCGGCGAGGCCGTAGCCATGGTGGTGGAGCGGGCATCCTGA
- a CDS encoding OsmC family protein, with protein MDGELTITLEQKKDYEFVVRFDPQDGGTWLMDESPPLGNGQGPDAARVLAAAVGNCLSASLLFCLRKAKIGVQGMKTTVTTSLQRNEQGRLRIGGIRVAIAPEIDPADRERVHRCLELFEDYCVVTQSVRRGIDVQVQVNVS; from the coding sequence ATGGATGGAGAGCTGACTATTACGCTTGAACAGAAGAAAGATTATGAGTTCGTCGTGAGATTCGACCCACAGGATGGCGGCACATGGCTCATGGATGAATCACCGCCGCTGGGAAACGGACAGGGGCCGGATGCAGCCAGAGTGCTGGCGGCAGCGGTCGGCAACTGTCTCAGTGCGAGCCTACTCTTCTGTTTGCGCAAGGCGAAGATCGGTGTTCAAGGCATGAAAACAACTGTGACGACCTCGCTTCAGCGCAATGAACAGGGGCGATTGCGTATCGGCGGCATTCGCGTGGCCATCGCTCCTGAAATTGATCCGGCCGACCGAGAGCGCGTTCATCGCTGCCTGGAGCTCTTTGAGGACTACTGCGTGGTGACCCAGAGCGTGCGCCGCGGCATAGATGTCCAAGTCCAGGTCAATGTCAGTTGA
- a CDS encoding cytochrome C, translating to MRRFFKVSTLVVSFFVLAIVPGGPNRIDQAADKPEVAGGVVLASSAKGPACIACHRTVTPGIVSDWQLSKHSQNGVDCAICHGDGHMSADDVAKVQIPTPDTCAMCHETQVQQFKSGKHAFAWAAMKAMPTTHALPVAMREGLKGCGGCHKIGLKTEAELKELKAAGGGFGVASCDACHTRHLFSVKEAKQPQACQTCHMGFDHPQWEMYSSSKHGVRYLLKQNGTLPESVAAPTCQTCHMQDGNHAVKTAWGFLAVRLPLPEDKQWAQDQTTILQALGVLDPAGKPTARLDVVKAADVARLTQQEWQKERDKMVKTCSQCHSANFARGELEKGDQMIRETDRLLAEAIRIVAGLYKDGVLQKPASYAHPFPDLLTFHDAPTPIEQKLFVMHLEHRMRAFQGTFHANPDYALWYGWSEMKRDLAEIKAMAEELRRAHQARKK from the coding sequence ATGCGGAGATTCTTCAAAGTCTCGACGTTGGTGGTCTCTTTTTTTGTTTTGGCGATTGTGCCCGGCGGTCCCAACCGAATTGATCAGGCGGCGGACAAGCCGGAAGTGGCCGGAGGCGTTGTGCTCGCCTCAAGCGCCAAAGGCCCGGCCTGCATCGCCTGCCATCGAACGGTGACGCCCGGCATTGTTTCAGATTGGCAGTTAAGCAAACACAGTCAGAATGGCGTTGATTGCGCCATCTGTCATGGCGACGGGCACATGTCTGCCGATGACGTGGCCAAAGTGCAAATTCCTACACCGGATACTTGCGCGATGTGCCACGAAACGCAGGTGCAGCAGTTCAAAAGCGGCAAACATGCGTTCGCGTGGGCGGCGATGAAGGCAATGCCGACCACCCATGCGTTGCCTGTAGCGATGCGAGAGGGATTGAAGGGATGCGGCGGATGCCATAAGATCGGATTAAAGACAGAGGCTGAGCTGAAAGAACTGAAGGCAGCAGGCGGTGGATTCGGCGTGGCTTCCTGCGATGCGTGCCACACCCGCCATCTGTTCTCGGTGAAGGAGGCTAAGCAACCGCAAGCCTGCCAGACTTGCCACATGGGATTCGATCATCCGCAGTGGGAAATGTATTCATCGTCCAAGCACGGCGTGCGATATTTGCTCAAGCAGAATGGAACGCTGCCGGAAAGCGTCGCCGCCCCGACCTGTCAGACTTGCCACATGCAGGACGGCAATCATGCTGTCAAAACGGCTTGGGGATTCTTGGCTGTGCGTCTGCCGCTGCCAGAAGATAAACAGTGGGCGCAGGATCAGACGACGATTCTTCAGGCGCTCGGCGTGCTCGATCCTGCCGGCAAACCGACAGCACGACTTGATGTCGTCAAAGCCGCTGATGTCGCCCGACTCACACAACAGGAGTGGCAGAAAGAGCGCGACAAGATGGTAAAAACGTGTAGTCAGTGCCACTCGGCCAATTTTGCTCGCGGTGAATTGGAGAAAGGCGACCAGATGATCAGAGAGACGGATCGGCTGCTGGCCGAAGCCATTCGCATCGTGGCCGGGTTGTACAAAGATGGTGTTTTGCAGAAGCCCGCGTCTTACGCGCATCCATTTCCCGACCTGCTGACCTTCCACGATGCGCCGACACCGATTGAGCAGAAGCTGTTTGTAATGCATCTGGAGCACCGAATGCGGGCGTTTCAGGGCACGTTTCATGCGAACCCGGATTACGCGCTCTGGTACGGCTGGAGCGAAATGAAGCGGGACCTGGCCGAGATCAAAGCGATGGCTGAAGAGCTGCGCCGAGCCCATCAGGCCAGGAAGAAGTAA
- a CDS encoding Hsp20/alpha crystallin family protein — MAIVRWRPFQELETFRREMDRLFEDFFGREWSLWRPAREIARAGVLTPAIDMYDKKDEIVVKAELPGLRREDIKLELTEDTLTLSGELKREEEVKEADYYCCERAYGKFSRTIGLPVKVKTDKAEASFKDGILEVHLPKVEEAKPKQVLLEVK, encoded by the coding sequence ATGGCGATTGTGCGATGGAGACCATTTCAAGAGCTCGAGACATTTCGTCGGGAGATGGATCGCTTGTTTGAGGATTTCTTCGGGCGGGAATGGTCGCTGTGGCGTCCGGCTCGAGAAATCGCTCGCGCCGGCGTCTTGACGCCCGCCATTGACATGTATGACAAGAAAGACGAAATCGTCGTCAAGGCAGAGCTGCCCGGCTTGAGAAGAGAGGACATCAAACTGGAGCTGACCGAAGACACGCTGACGCTCTCCGGTGAGCTGAAACGCGAAGAGGAAGTCAAGGAAGCTGACTACTATTGCTGCGAGCGAGCCTACGGCAAGTTCTCGCGGACCATTGGGCTGCCGGTGAAAGTCAAAACGGATAAAGCCGAGGCCAGCTTCAAAGACGGCATTCTGGAAGTGCATCTGCCGAAGGTCGAAGAAGCCAAGCCGAAGCAAGTGCTATTGGAAGTGAAGTGA
- a CDS encoding OsmC family protein, whose amino-acid sequence MTQQLPYYYDTIVEWTGERKGLLSASNLPTLTVATPPEFQGHEGIWSPEHLYVASVNSCLMTTFLAIAQMSKLEFVKFRSQARGQLDKVEGQGFQITNIVIEPQLTIARESDRERALRILEKAEKHCLISNSIKTTVRVQPDIRVAETQQAA is encoded by the coding sequence ATGACGCAACAACTGCCATACTACTATGACACAATCGTTGAGTGGACGGGCGAGCGCAAGGGGCTGCTCAGCGCATCGAACCTGCCGACATTGACGGTCGCCACGCCACCTGAATTTCAAGGCCACGAGGGGATTTGGTCACCGGAGCACCTCTACGTCGCCTCTGTCAATTCCTGCTTGATGACGACATTCCTAGCAATCGCCCAGATGTCAAAGCTGGAGTTTGTCAAGTTCCGCTCGCAAGCTCGCGGGCAACTGGATAAGGTCGAAGGTCAGGGATTTCAAATCACCAACATCGTCATTGAGCCACAGCTCACCATCGCGCGCGAGAGCGACCGGGAGCGCGCGCTGCGAATTTTGGAAAAGGCCGAGAAACATTGCCTGATCTCCAATTCAATTAAGACGACGGTGCGGGTTCAACCTGACATCCGCGTCGCCGAGACGCAACAAGCGGCATGA
- a CDS encoding dihydroorotate dehydrogenase-like protein, whose product MIDLTTTYLGMTLKNPLVASPSPLCEDIGNIRRMEDAGAAAVVLHSLFEEQINLESEVLDRYLSYGAESYAEALSYFPDLSAYKLGPEGYLEHIRKAKEAVSIPIIGSLNGVSTGGWIKYAKKIEEAGADALELNVYYIPTDPQLSGLEVRQMYLDLVRDVKASVNIPVAVKLGHFFSAFANMAYLLDQVGADALVMFNRFYQPDFDLENLEVVPTLTLSNSYELLLRIRWVAILYGRIKADMAVTGGVHTAQDVLKAMMAGAKVAMMTSALLKHGIDHLRVVEADLRRWMEEHEYESIQQMQGSMSQRAVAEPAAFERANYLKVLSSYAARRLRR is encoded by the coding sequence ATGATTGATCTGACAACAACCTATCTCGGGATGACGTTGAAGAACCCACTGGTCGCATCTCCGTCGCCGCTGTGTGAAGATATTGGCAACATTCGTCGTATGGAAGACGCCGGCGCGGCTGCCGTCGTGCTTCACTCGTTGTTTGAGGAGCAGATTAACCTGGAGAGCGAAGTGCTGGATCGGTATCTTTCATACGGCGCGGAGAGCTATGCCGAGGCGCTCTCCTATTTTCCTGACCTGAGCGCATACAAGTTGGGGCCGGAGGGGTATCTGGAGCACATTCGTAAGGCCAAAGAGGCCGTCAGTATTCCCATCATCGGCAGCCTCAACGGTGTTTCGACCGGTGGGTGGATCAAATACGCCAAAAAAATTGAAGAGGCCGGGGCCGACGCGCTCGAATTGAATGTCTACTACATCCCGACCGACCCGCAGTTGAGCGGCCTGGAGGTCCGGCAGATGTATCTGGATTTGGTGCGTGATGTCAAAGCGTCGGTCAACATTCCGGTGGCTGTAAAGCTCGGCCATTTCTTCAGCGCATTTGCCAATATGGCCTATCTGCTCGATCAAGTCGGCGCTGACGCGCTGGTGATGTTCAATCGTTTCTATCAACCCGATTTTGATCTGGAAAATCTGGAGGTCGTGCCGACGCTGACGTTGAGCAATTCCTACGAATTATTGCTACGCATTCGATGGGTGGCCATTTTGTACGGACGTATCAAGGCTGACATGGCCGTCACGGGTGGCGTTCACACGGCGCAAGACGTGCTCAAAGCGATGATGGCCGGCGCGAAGGTGGCGATGATGACCTCGGCCTTGCTCAAACATGGAATTGATCATCTGCGCGTCGTGGAAGCCGATTTGCGGCGCTGGATGGAAGAGCACGAGTACGAATCCATTCAGCAAATGCAAGGCAGCATGAGTCAACGCGCCGTTGCTGAACCGGCGGCGTTCGAGCGAGCCAATTATTTGAAGGTGCTCAGTTCCTATGCCGCGCGCAGGTTGCGACGGTGA
- a CDS encoding thioredoxin family protein, with translation MMLLSERDKKRLESFFRSKLVRPVRLLLFVQEQFLLWTEWSQPCQFCRETKELVETLSQLSPLIQAEIHDFDREQEVAERYQVDKIPALIVTAQGEDQTGVRYYGIPAGFEFTSLVEDIMDVSRGTTDIDAQVRQRIGAITTPTHIQVFVTPTCPYCPRAVRTAHKFALENPNIRADMVEANEFPDLAQRYQVLGVPKAVINETISFEGALPEHLFALYLLKAADQLTSQEATILAQVEQQMRQLSELSEAEEHEHHHHHDEHEGE, from the coding sequence ATGATGTTGCTGAGCGAACGAGACAAAAAGCGATTGGAGAGCTTTTTCCGCAGCAAGTTGGTGCGTCCGGTAAGACTGCTGTTATTTGTGCAAGAGCAGTTTCTTCTCTGGACTGAGTGGAGCCAGCCTTGCCAGTTCTGTCGGGAGACGAAGGAGTTGGTAGAGACGCTCTCGCAGCTCTCACCCTTGATCCAGGCGGAGATTCACGATTTCGATCGCGAGCAGGAGGTGGCCGAGCGGTATCAGGTGGATAAAATCCCCGCCCTCATCGTCACGGCCCAGGGTGAGGATCAGACGGGTGTTCGGTACTACGGCATTCCAGCCGGTTTTGAGTTCACGTCGCTGGTGGAAGACATCATGGATGTGTCGCGCGGGACGACGGACATAGACGCGCAGGTGCGCCAGCGCATTGGCGCCATCACCACGCCGACGCACATTCAAGTGTTCGTCACGCCGACCTGCCCGTATTGTCCTCGCGCGGTGCGGACGGCGCATAAATTCGCTTTGGAGAATCCGAACATTCGCGCCGACATGGTGGAAGCCAACGAGTTTCCTGATCTGGCCCAACGCTACCAGGTGTTGGGCGTGCCGAAGGCCGTTATCAACGAGACGATCAGTTTTGAAGGGGCGCTGCCGGAGCACCTCTTTGCTCTTTATCTGCTCAAGGCGGCTGACCAACTGACAAGCCAAGAAGCGACCATACTCGCTCAAGTCGAGCAGCAGATGCGCCAGTTGTCGGAATTAAGCGAAGCGGAAGAACACGAGCACCATCATCACCATGACGAACACGAAGGTGAGTGA
- the nifJ gene encoding pyruvate:ferredoxin (flavodoxin) oxidoreductase, translated as MRQSITIDGNEAVASIAHQLNEVIAIYPITPSSPMGEWCDQWSAEGKTNIWGTVPTVIEMQSEGGAAGAVHGALQAGALTTTFTSSQGLLLMIPNMYKIAGELTPMVIHVAARSLAAQALSIFGDHSDVMAVRQTGFAMLASCSVQEAMDFAAIAQAATLRARIPFVHFFDGFRTSHEVAKVEPLTPDDLRALIDEQLVHAHRARALSPDHPFIRGTAQNPDVYFQARETVNPYYRACPTIVQNVMDLFAERTGRRYHLFDYIGAPDAERVIVLMGSGAEAVQETVDYLVARGEKVGAVKVRLYRPFSAESFVAALPSTARAIAVLDRTKEPGSAGEPLYLDVVAAVYEAMERGAAPLVTTPRIVGGRYGLSSKEFTPAMIKRIFDELAKEKPKNHFTIGIHDDVTHTSLDYDPTFSTEDPATVRAIFYGLGADGTVGANKNSIKIIGEETDNFAQGYFVYDSKKSGSVTISHLRFGPKPIHSTYLISQANFVACHQFTFLERMDVLKAAEPGATFLLNSPYGPEQVWDHLPRKVQQQIIEKKLRFFVIDAYKVARETGMGGRINTIMQTCFFAISGVLPREEAIEAIKTSIEKTYGRRGEAVVQKNIAAVDSTLDHLYEVTVPDRVTSTFDLCSPVPPQAPEFVQRVIAPIIAGEGDRLPVSAFPVDGTYPCGTTQWEKRNIAQEIPVWDENICIQCGKCVLVCPHAVIRAKIYDPALLQQAPATFKAARARWVEFQDRVYTLQVAPEDCTGCALCVEVCPVKNKKEVRLKAINMMPQAPLREQERQNWDFFLTIPETDRRHLNLSHVKDSQLLLPLFEFSGACAGCGETPYIKLLTQLFGDRALIANATGCSSIYGGNLPTTPYTCNQEGRGPAWSNSLFEDNAEFGLGMRLALDKQAEYARELVMRFSSVVGEELAEALLNADQSTEVGIQEQRERVRRLVEKLQGVDTPEARDLLSVADTLVKKSVWIVGGDGWAYDIGYGGLDHVLASGRNVNILVLDTEVYSNTGGQMSKATPRGAVAKFAAGGKPTPKKDLAMLAMTYGNVYVARVAMGGNDAHTIKAFLEAEAYDGPSLIIAYSHCIAHGYDMVHGMDQQKLAVQTGYWPLLRYNPELIKQGKNPLQLDSKPPSLPLHKYIYNETRYTMLAHSHPQAAQELLEQAQEDVWKRWRFYEQWAAMPAAETKKEDEHD; from the coding sequence ATGAGGCAAAGTATAACAATTGACGGCAATGAAGCGGTTGCTTCCATCGCGCATCAGCTCAATGAAGTGATCGCCATCTACCCGATTACGCCCTCGTCGCCGATGGGCGAATGGTGCGACCAATGGTCGGCGGAAGGCAAAACGAACATCTGGGGCACTGTGCCGACGGTCATTGAGATGCAGAGCGAAGGCGGCGCGGCCGGCGCGGTACACGGCGCACTGCAAGCCGGCGCCCTGACCACGACATTCACGTCATCGCAGGGGTTGTTGCTGATGATTCCTAATATGTACAAAATTGCCGGCGAACTGACGCCGATGGTCATTCATGTGGCAGCGCGTTCGCTTGCCGCGCAGGCGCTCTCCATTTTCGGCGATCACAGTGATGTCATGGCCGTGCGGCAAACGGGATTTGCCATGTTGGCTTCTTGTTCGGTGCAAGAAGCGATGGACTTCGCGGCCATTGCGCAGGCAGCGACGTTGCGCGCGCGCATCCCGTTTGTCCACTTCTTCGACGGGTTTCGCACATCTCATGAGGTCGCCAAGGTTGAGCCGCTGACCCCTGATGATCTTCGCGCCTTGATTGATGAGCAGCTTGTGCATGCCCATCGCGCGCGAGCGCTTTCACCAGACCATCCATTCATTCGCGGCACTGCGCAGAACCCGGATGTTTATTTTCAGGCGCGCGAAACAGTCAATCCCTATTACCGAGCGTGTCCAACCATCGTGCAAAATGTGATGGACTTATTCGCCGAACGAACCGGGCGCCGCTATCATCTTTTCGATTACATCGGCGCGCCGGATGCCGAGCGGGTTATCGTGCTGATGGGGTCAGGCGCCGAAGCTGTGCAAGAAACGGTTGATTATTTGGTCGCGCGTGGCGAAAAAGTGGGCGCAGTGAAAGTGCGACTCTACCGGCCATTTTCTGCTGAATCGTTCGTTGCAGCGTTACCCAGCACAGCGCGCGCCATCGCCGTATTGGATCGCACAAAAGAACCCGGCAGCGCCGGCGAGCCGCTCTATCTGGACGTTGTCGCCGCCGTGTATGAAGCGATGGAGCGCGGCGCGGCTCCGCTTGTGACAACGCCGCGCATCGTCGGTGGACGTTATGGCCTCTCGTCAAAGGAATTCACGCCGGCGATGATCAAGCGCATATTCGATGAGTTGGCCAAAGAGAAACCGAAGAATCATTTCACCATCGGCATCCATGACGACGTGACGCACACAAGCCTCGATTATGATCCGACCTTCTCGACCGAAGACCCAGCGACGGTGCGAGCCATTTTCTATGGCCTCGGCGCTGATGGCACCGTCGGCGCCAATAAGAATTCGATTAAGATCATCGGCGAGGAGACCGACAACTTCGCTCAAGGTTACTTCGTCTACGATTCGAAGAAATCCGGCTCAGTCACCATCTCTCATTTGCGTTTCGGCCCCAAGCCGATTCACTCGACATATTTGATCAGTCAAGCGAATTTCGTCGCCTGCCATCAATTCACATTTCTGGAGCGCATGGATGTGCTGAAAGCAGCCGAGCCGGGCGCGACCTTTTTGCTTAACAGCCCGTATGGGCCGGAACAAGTGTGGGACCATTTGCCGCGCAAAGTGCAACAGCAGATCATCGAGAAGAAATTGCGCTTCTTCGTCATAGACGCCTACAAAGTCGCGCGGGAAACTGGCATGGGCGGGCGCATCAACACCATCATGCAAACCTGCTTCTTTGCCATCAGCGGCGTGTTGCCGCGCGAAGAAGCGATTGAGGCGATCAAGACATCCATCGAGAAGACGTATGGTCGGCGCGGCGAAGCCGTTGTGCAGAAGAACATCGCTGCCGTTGATAGCACGTTGGATCATCTTTATGAAGTGACCGTTCCCGACCGTGTCACCAGCACGTTCGATCTGTGTTCACCTGTGCCGCCGCAGGCGCCGGAGTTCGTTCAACGTGTCATTGCCCCGATCATCGCTGGCGAAGGCGACCGATTGCCGGTCAGCGCGTTTCCCGTTGACGGCACATACCCGTGTGGCACGACGCAGTGGGAAAAGCGCAACATTGCTCAAGAGATTCCCGTCTGGGATGAGAACATCTGCATCCAGTGTGGCAAATGCGTGCTTGTGTGTCCGCATGCTGTCATTCGCGCCAAAATCTATGATCCGGCGCTGTTGCAACAGGCGCCTGCGACGTTCAAAGCGGCTCGCGCGCGCTGGGTCGAATTTCAGGATCGAGTCTACACGTTGCAAGTGGCGCCGGAAGATTGCACCGGCTGCGCGTTGTGCGTTGAAGTCTGCCCGGTGAAAAACAAAAAAGAAGTTCGCCTCAAGGCGATCAACATGATGCCACAGGCGCCGCTGCGCGAGCAGGAACGCCAGAATTGGGACTTCTTCCTGACCATTCCGGAGACTGACCGTCGCCACTTGAATCTGAGTCATGTCAAAGACTCGCAACTGCTGCTGCCTCTGTTTGAGTTCTCGGGCGCCTGCGCTGGCTGCGGCGAAACGCCCTACATCAAGTTGCTGACGCAACTGTTTGGTGACCGCGCGCTGATTGCCAATGCGACCGGGTGTTCGTCTATCTACGGCGGTAACTTGCCGACGACGCCATACACCTGTAATCAGGAAGGACGTGGTCCGGCGTGGTCCAATTCGTTGTTTGAAGATAACGCAGAGTTTGGGCTGGGCATGCGATTGGCGCTGGACAAGCAGGCCGAGTATGCGCGTGAGCTGGTGATGCGATTCTCGTCAGTTGTGGGTGAGGAATTGGCAGAGGCGTTGCTTAACGCCGATCAATCAACGGAGGTCGGCATTCAAGAACAACGTGAGCGTGTGCGGCGACTCGTTGAGAAACTACAAGGCGTAGACACACCTGAAGCGCGCGATTTGCTCAGTGTGGCCGATACGCTGGTCAAAAAGAGCGTATGGATCGTCGGCGGCGACGGCTGGGCGTATGACATCGGCTATGGCGGACTCGATCACGTGCTTGCTTCGGGGCGCAATGTCAACATCCTTGTGCTCGACACGGAGGTGTATTCGAACACCGGTGGGCAAATGTCCAAAGCCACGCCTCGCGGCGCTGTGGCGAAGTTCGCCGCAGGTGGCAAGCCAACGCCGAAAAAAGACCTGGCCATGCTGGCCATGACGTATGGGAACGTCTATGTGGCGCGCGTAGCGATGGGCGGCAACGATGCGCATACGATCAAAGCGTTCCTCGAAGCAGAAGCCTACGATGGACCATCGCTGATCATCGCCTATTCGCATTGCATCGCGCATGGTTACGATATGGTGCACGGCATGGATCAGCAGAAGCTCGCCGTGCAGACAGGCTATTGGCCGCTATTGCGTTACAATCCTGAGTTGATCAAACAAGGCAAGAATCCGCTCCAACTCGACTCGAAGCCACCGTCGCTGCCGCTGCACAAATACATTTACAACGAAACGCGCTATACGATGTTGGCGCACAGCCATCCACAGGCGGCGCAAGAGCTGCTGGAACAAGCGCAGGAGGACGTTTGGAAACGCTGGCGATTCTATGAACAATGGGCGGCGATGCCGGCTGCCGAGACCAAGAAGGAGGATGAGCATGATTGA